Below is a genomic region from Acidobacteriota bacterium.
GGCGCGGCAGGTGATCGAGCAGCACGGCGGCTCGATCCACGTGGAGAGCCAGCAGGGGATCGGTACGACGGTGCGCATCAGCCTGCCCGTCTTCGCGGAGGATCACGCAGCGTGAGCAAGCCCCCCATCCTCGTCGTCGACGATGACGAGGACATCAGGACGCAGATGAAGTGGGCGCTGGCGGCCGACTACGAGGTCGCCATGGCCGGCGATCGCGCGTCGGCGATGGCCGCCTTCGGCGCGTCGCGTCCGCTCGTCACGCTGCTCGACCTGGGCCTGCCGCCTTCGCCGAACAGTCCCGACGAGGGGCTCGCCACGCTGTCGGGCATCCTCGTGCTCGATCGCCAGGCGAAGGTCGTCATCGTGTCGGGGCAGGGCGAGAAGGAGAACGCGCTGCGCGCCGTCGGCGCCGGGGCGTGGGACTTCCTCACCAAGCCCGTGGACACCGACGATCTCTCGCGCGTGCTCGCGCGCGGCGTGTACGTGGCGCGGCTCGAACGCGAGTTCCGTGCCATGCAGGACGAGGCGCGCGCCGAGACGTTCGAGGACATGCTGGGCACGAGCGAGCCGATGCAGGCCGTGTTCGCGTTCGTGCGCAAGGTGGCGACCACGAGCGCGCCGGTGCTGATCCTCGGGGAGAACGGCACCGGCAAGGAGATGGTTGCGCGAGCACTCCATCGGCGCAGCCGGCCGAAGGACGCGCCGTTTGTCGCCATCAACTGCGGGGCGATTCCGGAGGCGTTGCTCGAGAGCGAATTGTTCGGCCACGAGCGCGGTGCCTTCACCGGTGCGCACGCGATGCGCAAGGGGCTCGTGGAGACGGCCAACGGCGGCACGCTGTTCCTCGACGAGATCGGCGAGCTCTCGATGCCGCTCCAGGTGAAGCTGCTGCGGTTCCTCCAGGAGAAGACGTTCCAGCGCGTGGGCGGACGCACGGAAATCCAGAGCGACGCACGCGTGGTGGCGGCCACCAACGTGAACCTTCAGGAGTCGGTGGCGGCGGGACGGTTTCGCGAGGACCTGTACTTCAGGCTCGCCGTGCTCGTCGTCCGCCTGCCGGCGCTGCGCGAAC
It encodes:
- the prsR gene encoding PEP-CTERM-box response regulator transcription factor; amino-acid sequence: MKWALAADYEVAMAGDRASAMAAFGASRPLVTLLDLGLPPSPNSPDEGLATLSGILVLDRQAKVVIVSGQGEKENALRAVGAGAWDFLTKPVDTDDLSRVLARGVYVARLEREFRAMQDEARAETFEDMLGTSEPMQAVFAFVRKVATTSAPVLILGENGTGKEMVARALHRRSRPKDAPFVAINCGAIPEALLESELFGHERGAFTGAHAMRKGLVETANGGTLFLDEIGELSMPLQVKLLRFLQEKTFQRVGGRTEIQSDARVVAATNVNLQESVAAGRFREDLYFRLAVLVVRLPALRERGDDVAVIAREFLRRFGTQHTRSGLTFSADAIRALHEHAWTGNVRELQNRVQRAVIMADGKRVTARDLELGEGGAACPTLREARERVERELVQDALRRNNGKITPAALELGISRPTFYELMDKLAIPRGADGRADGEERPA